One genomic region from Phragmites australis chromosome 1, lpPhrAust1.1, whole genome shotgun sequence encodes:
- the LOC133887879 gene encoding MADS-box transcription factor 25-like translates to MGRGKIAIQRIENRTNRQVTFSKRRSGLMKKARELAILCDADVGLIVFSCTGRLYEFCSSSMKSIIERYQEAREDNNCRLLNPISEAKFWQREVATLRQQVQNLQHNNRQLLGEELSGLAVRDLQFLQSQVEMSLQSVRNKKEQLLAEEIMQLNQKGLVHQKENIELKKEVSIAHQHKIELQKKLSGEKASSDHGQASGSSNKSEHISLALSLEGHADG, encoded by the exons aTGGGGAGAGGGAAGATCGCGATCCAAAGGATCGAAAACAGGACCAACCGGCAGGTGACCTTCTCCAAGCGGCGCAGCGGGCTCATGAAGAAGGCCCGCGAGCTTGCCATCCTCTGCGACGCCGATGTTGGCCTCATCGTCTTCTCCTGCACCGGCCGCCTCTACGAATTCTGCAGTTCCAG CATGAAATCGATAATAGAACGCTACCAGGAGGCAAGAGAGGATAATAATTGTCGGTTGTTAAATCCAATCTCAGAGGCAAAG TTTTGGCAGAGAGAGGTTGCAACGCTGAGGCAGCAAGTGCAGAACTTACAGCACAATAATCG GCAACTTTTGGGAGAGGAATTATCTGGCCTAGCAGTTAGAGACTTGCAGTTTCTCCAGAGCCAAGTTGAAATGAGCCTGCAGTCCGTCAGGAACAAAAAG GAACAACTTTTAGCAGAGGAGATCATGCAACTCAACCAAAAG GGACTTGTCCATCAGAAGGAGAATATTGAACTTAAAAAGGAGGTCAGCATTGCTCATCAGCACAAAATAGAGTTACAGAAGAAG CTCTCTGGAGAAAAGGCATCAAGCGACCACGGACAAGCTAGCGGAAGCTCTAACAAATCTGAGCATATTAGCCTTGCTTTGAGCTTAGAAGGACATGCAGATGGATAA